One genomic region from Cellulomonas hominis encodes:
- a CDS encoding L-fuconate dehydratase, whose translation MTTITGVRVHDLRFPTSLSADGSDAMNKDADYSAAYVVLETDGDLEGYGFTFTIGRGNDLCAEAARQRALPLIGRDADALLDDLGATYRELAADSQLRWLGPEKGVVHLAMAAVMNALWDMAARRAGKPLWRLLVDMSPEELVAATDLRYLPDALTADEAVAMLRELEPTRAARIAELEARGGYPCYTTSAGWLGYSDDKLRRLLQEAVDAGYKHVKLKVGADLEEDVRRLRIAREVVGWDVRLMIDANQVWDVPQAIEWVQRLAEFEPFWIEEPTSPDDVLGHAAIRKAVAPIGVATGEHGMNRVLFKQLFQAEAIDFCQLDSARLASVNEILAVYLMAKKFGVPVCPHAGGVGLCELVQHLSIVDFVAVSGTLENRVTEFVDHLHEHFDDPCLVENGNYLLPSRPGYSARIHEESVATYQYPDGTYWATARA comes from the coding sequence ATGACCACCATCACCGGCGTGCGCGTGCACGACCTGCGCTTCCCGACCTCGCTGTCCGCCGACGGCTCCGACGCGATGAACAAGGACGCCGACTACTCGGCCGCCTACGTCGTGCTGGAGACCGACGGCGACCTGGAGGGCTACGGGTTCACGTTCACCATCGGCCGGGGGAACGACCTGTGCGCCGAGGCCGCCCGGCAGCGCGCGCTGCCGCTGATCGGCCGGGACGCGGACGCGCTGCTCGACGACCTGGGCGCGACCTACCGGGAGCTCGCCGCCGACTCGCAGCTGCGCTGGCTGGGCCCGGAGAAGGGCGTCGTGCACCTGGCGATGGCCGCGGTCATGAACGCGCTGTGGGACATGGCGGCCCGGCGCGCGGGCAAGCCGCTGTGGCGGCTGCTGGTGGACATGAGCCCGGAGGAGCTCGTCGCCGCGACCGACCTGCGCTACCTGCCCGACGCGCTCACCGCCGACGAGGCCGTGGCGATGCTGCGCGAGCTCGAGCCCACCCGGGCGGCGCGGATCGCGGAGCTCGAGGCGCGCGGCGGCTACCCCTGCTACACGACCTCGGCCGGCTGGCTCGGCTACTCCGACGACAAGCTCCGCCGGCTGCTGCAGGAGGCGGTGGACGCGGGGTACAAGCATGTGAAGCTCAAGGTCGGCGCGGACCTGGAGGAGGACGTCCGGCGGCTGCGGATCGCCCGCGAGGTCGTCGGCTGGGACGTCCGGCTGATGATCGACGCGAACCAGGTCTGGGACGTGCCGCAGGCGATCGAGTGGGTGCAGCGGCTCGCGGAGTTCGAGCCGTTCTGGATCGAGGAGCCCACCAGCCCCGACGACGTGCTCGGCCACGCCGCGATCCGGAAGGCGGTCGCGCCGATCGGGGTGGCGACGGGGGAGCACGGCATGAACCGCGTGCTGTTCAAGCAGCTGTTCCAGGCGGAGGCGATCGACTTCTGCCAGCTCGACTCCGCGCGCCTCGCGAGCGTGAACGAGATCCTCGCGGTGTACCTGATGGCGAAGAAGTTCGGGGTCCCGGTGTGCCCGCACGCGGGCGGCGTCGGGCTGTGCGAGCTCGTGCAGCACCTGTCGATCGTCGACTTCGTGGCGGTGTCCGGGACGCTGGAGAACCGGGTCACGGAGTTCGTGGACCACCTGCACGAGCACTTCGACGACCCGTGCCTCGTGGAGAACGGGAACTACCTGCTGCCGTCGCGCCCGGGCTACAGCGCCCGCATCCACGAGGAGTCGGTCGCGACGTACCAGTACCCCGACGGCACCTACTGGGCCACCGCGCGCGCCTGA
- a CDS encoding aldo/keto reductase, whose protein sequence is MRTRSVAGDLALTEIGLGAAQFGNLNRETTDEASTAAVDRAWEAGIRYFDTAPHYGLGLSERRLGAALAGRPRDEFVLSTKVGRLLVPDPHGAGRTDDEGFVVPATTRRRWDFSRDGVLRSVEESLVRLGLDRIDVAYLHDPDDHWDAASTTGVGALIELRDQGVVRAVGAGMNQSAMLTELVRRCDVDVVMLAGRLTVLDQTALADLVPVAAERGVGIVAAGVYNSGILASPTVPDDAHFDYAQAPAELLARARAIAAVAGEFGVAVPELAVQYALAFDVVASVVLGTRTAAHVDAAVERYRATVPAELWTALVAQGLLLRVPGEH, encoded by the coding sequence ATGAGGACCCGCTCGGTCGCCGGCGACCTGGCCCTGACGGAGATCGGGCTGGGCGCCGCCCAGTTCGGGAACCTGAACCGCGAGACGACCGACGAGGCGTCGACCGCCGCCGTGGACCGCGCGTGGGAGGCCGGCATCCGGTACTTCGACACCGCGCCGCACTACGGCCTGGGCCTGTCCGAGCGCCGGCTCGGCGCCGCGCTCGCCGGCCGTCCGCGCGACGAGTTCGTGCTGTCCACGAAGGTCGGCCGGCTGCTGGTGCCCGACCCGCACGGCGCTGGCCGGACCGACGACGAGGGCTTCGTCGTGCCCGCGACCACCCGCCGCCGGTGGGACTTCTCCCGCGACGGCGTGCTGCGGTCCGTCGAGGAGAGCCTGGTCCGGTTGGGCCTGGACCGGATCGACGTCGCCTACCTGCACGACCCGGACGACCACTGGGACGCCGCGTCCACGACCGGCGTCGGCGCGCTGATCGAGCTGCGCGACCAGGGCGTGGTGCGGGCGGTCGGCGCCGGGATGAACCAGTCGGCGATGCTCACCGAGCTCGTGCGGCGCTGCGACGTGGACGTCGTCATGCTGGCGGGCCGGCTGACCGTGCTGGACCAGACGGCGCTCGCGGACCTCGTGCCCGTGGCGGCGGAGCGCGGCGTCGGCATCGTCGCGGCGGGCGTGTACAACTCCGGCATCCTCGCCTCGCCGACGGTCCCGGACGACGCGCACTTCGACTACGCCCAGGCGCCGGCGGAGCTGCTGGCCCGCGCCCGGGCGATCGCGGCGGTGGCCGGCGAGTTCGGGGTCGCCGTCCCGGAGCTCGCGGTGCAGTACGCCCTCGCGTTCGACGTCGTGGCCTCCGTCGTGCTGGGCACCCGGACGGCCGCGCACGTCGACGCCGCCGTCGAGCGGTACCGCGCCACGGTGCCCGCCGAGCTCTGGACCGCGCTGGTCGCGCAGGGGCTGCTGCTCCGCGTGCCCGGCGAGCACTGA